From the genome of Candidatus Rhodoluna planktonica:
AGACTGTGCGAACATCTTTGAGCACGGTGCCCGGGCGGGCAACCAGGTCGAAAGTTACCGGCACTAAATATTCGCCGTAGATTCGAACATTTTCTGTAATTGCTAAAGCATCAGCGGTGGCTGAAACTCCACCCTCAACCGAATTTTCAACCGGGATAATCGCGCGAAAAGCTCGCCCAGAAATCACATCGTCGATTGCCTCTTGCACGTGGGCTACCGAACGGTGGTTTGCTCCCTTAGCTTCAGCGACCTGAGCAAGGGCAAGTTCGGTGAAGGTACCTTCTGGGCCCAGGTATGAATAGGTCTTCTTTGCTGAAGTGTTACTCGCTCGAGGTGACATAAGTAAAGGTTAACGACCAAAATGGGTTTATGAGTGAGCGCGCAGGCCAAAAAGCCCAACAATCTGATTTGGTAAACATCGACAAGTTGTTGGCCGCCTATTTCGAAATTACGCCGGATGTGACCGTCGCCGAGCAAAAAGTTACCTTTGGTACTTCGGGGCACCGCGGCACCGCTTTAAATGGCAGTTTTAACGAAGTGCATATTGCGGCTATCACTCAAGCGGTTGTGGAATACCGTGCGACGCAAAATATTCACGGGCCAATCTATGTGGGTAAAGATACGCATGCGCTTTCGGGGCCGGCCGAACAAACCGTGCTCGAGGTTCTTGCCGGCAACAACATCATTGCGATGGTCGATGCTGAAGACCGTTATGTGCCAACTCCCGCCGTCTCGGTAGCAATCATCAATCACAATGCAGGCAAGCCAGTAGGCGATTCGCATTTGGCCGACGGTCTGGTGATTACCCCGAGCCACAACCCACCAACCGATGGTGGAATCAAATACAACCCACCACACGGTGGCCCGGCAGATTCTGATGCCACCAACTGGATTGCCGAACGTGCTAACCAAATAATTTTGAACAGCTCAACCGAGGTGCGAAGGGCAAAGCCAGCAACCACAAAATTCCACTTCCGCGATAACTATGTTTCGCAATTGGCCGAGGTGTTGAACTTGGATGCGATTCGCGATGCCGGAGTTACCATCGGTGCCGACCCGATGGGTGGCGCCTCGGTTGACTACTGGGGTGCAATAGCTGAGCGCTATGCCCTGCAACTCACCGTGGTAAACCCCGAGGTCGATTTTCAGTTTGGTTTCATGACTCTCGACTGGGATGAAAAAATTCGTATGGACTGCTCGAGCCCATACTCGATGGCCTCGCTAATCGAGGGTCGCAACCGCTACGACATATCGACCGGCAATGATGCCGATGCCGATCGCCACGGAATTGTCACTCGTGATGGCGGTTTGATGAACCCAAACCATTTCTTGGCAGTTTCAATTGACTACCTCTTCCGTCACCGCCCAAACTGGTCGCCTGACGCAGCTGTTGGAAAAACCATGGTCTCTTCATCAATCATCAACCGCGTTGTGAAAGATCTGAATCGCAAACTGATCGAGGTTCCGGTTGGATTCAAGTGGTTTGTGCCTGGGCTCATCGATGGCTCGGTTGGTTTCGGCGGTGAAGAATCCGCCGGGGCATCATTCTTGCGAATGGATGGCAATGCCTGGTCGACCGACAAAGATGGTTTGATTTTGGCACTGCTCGCCTCTGAAATTACCGCTGTCACCGGAAAAACCCCAAGCCAGCACTATGTTGACCTCACCGAGAAATATGGTGCGCCGGCTTACGAGCGTATTGATGCGGCCGCAACCCTAGAGCAGAAGGCGAAGTTGGCAAAACTAGCAGCCGATGCTGTGAACGCCAGCGAATTAGCGGGTGAAAAAATCACCGCGATTCTTACTCATGCCCCGGGCAACGGAGCCGCACTCGGCGGTTTGAAAGTGGAGACCGAAAATGCGTGGTTTGCCGCGAGACCTTCGGGCACCGAAAACGTCTACAAAATTTACGGCGAATCGTTTAGGGGCGACGCTCACCTTCGACAAGTTCAGGCCGAGGCGAAAGACCTTGTTGATTCGGTGCTTGGTTAGACGACGGCTCACTGCACACTAAAGTCGGTCACGTTGACCCCGGCCTACTTCGGCGACAGCGAACTTAGTGCGGCGTGGCCGAGCCTAGTACGTAGGCGCAGCTGGCAACCTTAGGTAGCGTTCATAAACCGCTACCCGCAAGTTTTTCATCTCGGCGGCAATTTGTACGCCAACATAGCGCAGATGCCAAGGCTCAAATTGGTAACCGGTATAGTCGGTCTGCCCCTTTGGGTATCTAATGATGAAGCCGTACTGCCAAGCGTTTGCCGCGAGCCATTTGCCGGCTTTGGTATTGGCAAAGCAGATTTGAATTACGCAACCTTGGCCAGCCGCACTAACGTCGACCGCCAGTCCAGTCTGATGTTCTGAATAACCCGGACGAGCGGCGAGCGCCTCACCCGCAACTAACCCAAGTCGGGCAACTTGATTGCGATGAATAAAAACCTGAGTTGAGTAGGCGCGGAAACTACTGTTCACCAGCAAGGTGCCGGCGCCGGCAGCTTTCATAGCCTTGGCTAATTTGATGAAGTTTGGAGCAGCCGCTTTATGCATTCGACCCCCGGGAATATTGCGTAGCCAAGTCGCACGATCGGCTGGGTTATCGAGCCAATCAATGATGGTGAGTGGGGTTTGTTTGTTCACCAGCAAGGTCACCGATGAGGGAGTGGAAAGGTCTAATCCGCGTCCCGGTATTGATGGGGTGGTAGGAAGAGGCTGGGGGCTTGCCGATGTCGATGGGTTGGGCGAGTTTGATGGTGATGGTGAAGCCGACGGGCTTACCCCAACGCTCGGGCTAGCACTGGGTGAGGCTGAAGGGGTCGCATCAACTGCACTTGCAGAATTTGAAACAAAAAGCAGCACAAAAACCGCTGGAATAGTTAGAAAGACTTTCCAATTTAAGGGTTTAGGCTGATACACGAATTACAGCCTAACTTTCAAAATCAAAGAGAGCTCTTATGTCGCGTGAAAAACGCAAAGCGGCAGCAGCTGAGTCTGCCAAAACCGGAGTTATGACCCCGGCCCAAATCAAACTAGTTTTAGTTGGCCTAATGGCCGGAATGTTCCTATCGGCACTTGACCAAAGCGTGGTTGGCAGTGCAATGCGCACCATAGCCGACGACCTTAAAGGTCTTGAGTTGCAGGCTTGGGCCACCACTGCCTACCTCATCACATCAACCGTCACCACACCTATTTACGGCAAGCTCGGTGACATCTTTGGTCGCCGGGTGCTATTTATCTCGGCCATTGCAATCTTTATCGCTGGATCGGTTGGCGCCGGTTTCGCGGCAAGCATGTTTGAACTTGCCGCCTGGCGTGCAATTCAAGGTTTGGGTGCCGGCGGTTTGTTCTCGCTTGCTTTGACAATCTTGGCCGACATCGTTCCACCTCGTGAACGTGCTCGCTATCAGGGCATGTTTTTGGCCGTGTTCGGAACATCTTCGGTAGTTGGCCCGCTCGTGGGAGGCTTGTTTGCCGGTATCGATCAACTTTTGTTCATCGACGGCTGGCGCTGGGTGTTCCTTATCAATCTCCCGATTGGCATTTTGGCACTGCTCGCAGTTGTCGCATTTCTGCACGTGCCTCACACCCCGGTGAAAGCTCGAATCGACTGGTGGGGTGCGGTGACAATCATCGTCGGTGTTGTTCCGTTGCTGCTTTTGGCAGAACAGGGTCGAGAGTGGGGGTGGGCATCA
Proteins encoded in this window:
- the pgm gene encoding phosphoglucomutase (alpha-D-glucose-1,6-bisphosphate-dependent), whose protein sequence is MSERAGQKAQQSDLVNIDKLLAAYFEITPDVTVAEQKVTFGTSGHRGTALNGSFNEVHIAAITQAVVEYRATQNIHGPIYVGKDTHALSGPAEQTVLEVLAGNNIIAMVDAEDRYVPTPAVSVAIINHNAGKPVGDSHLADGLVITPSHNPPTDGGIKYNPPHGGPADSDATNWIAERANQIILNSSTEVRRAKPATTKFHFRDNYVSQLAEVLNLDAIRDAGVTIGADPMGGASVDYWGAIAERYALQLTVVNPEVDFQFGFMTLDWDEKIRMDCSSPYSMASLIEGRNRYDISTGNDADADRHGIVTRDGGLMNPNHFLAVSIDYLFRHRPNWSPDAAVGKTMVSSSIINRVVKDLNRKLIEVPVGFKWFVPGLIDGSVGFGGEESAGASFLRMDGNAWSTDKDGLILALLASEITAVTGKTPSQHYVDLTEKYGAPAYERIDAAATLEQKAKLAKLAADAVNASELAGEKITAILTHAPGNGAALGGLKVETENAWFAARPSGTENVYKIYGESFRGDAHLRQVQAEAKDLVDSVLG
- a CDS encoding M15 family metallopeptidase — encoded protein: MNKQTPLTIIDWLDNPADRATWLRNIPGGRMHKAAAPNFIKLAKAMKAAGAGTLLVNSSFRAYSTQVFIHRNQVARLGLVAGEALAARPGYSEHQTGLAVDVSAAGQGCVIQICFANTKAGKWLAANAWQYGFIIRYPKGQTDYTGYQFEPWHLRYVGVQIAAEMKNLRVAVYERYLRLPAAPTY